A DNA window from Zingiber officinale cultivar Zhangliang chromosome 3A, Zo_v1.1, whole genome shotgun sequence contains the following coding sequences:
- the LOC122050314 gene encoding putative disease resistance RPP13-like protein 1 yields the protein MRADYVHPAEKIDEGSGWELIRKIVFGDGEDAIISELEEVGMEIVRKCDGLPLAIKVMAGVLFHKERTKTEWKKVVESDLWFRKEIKLSNALYLSYEDLPNHLKQCFLSCAFYHGISHRSDIIRLWVAEGFVIEELDSLMEVTAKDYYKELIARNLLQIDQRFEDGRLFVMHDVLRSFGEKLMEEEGIIISGENHCMNFQMASQGHRDSMSMMEGGCDLDDLQYLCNLNDLVISKLERARTTNFVLESKTFLRILTLGWTMHNNENNDEQSGEAERICKQLSPPATLEVLSINNFPGRQFPDWMVSTSLADLTFLALDKFPSCTALPPLGQLPNLKILHIEGGEAIKSIGPEFLGRRTPAFPKLEYLAFDSMRNWEEWVLRVAPIEDVHASNLNFFPNLEKCYFYDCPKLKNSIHPPTRLLQINGCPNLESMEKVGMLQLRKFEVVLPSEIKQLPKWISSLINMTLQSLQLFNMQCNSLVLDSCRKGKQNWHIIQHIPKVIIHSIGLETRLLRSKDGYQYQIKDELGSSFITPGKSFDHQSSGPLGWI from the exons ATGAGAGCAGATTATGTTCACCCTGCTGAGAAAATAGACGAAGGCAGTGGTTGGGAATTAATTAGAAAGATTGTTTTTGGAGATGGGGAGGATGCAATAATTTCTGAATTGGAAGAAGTTGGTATGGAAATTGTCAGAAAATGTGATGGTCTTCCTCTGGCAATCAAAGTGATGGCTGGTGTTTTATTTCACAAGGAAAGGACTAAGACGGAGTGGAAAAAAGTTGTTGAAAGTGATTTATGGTTTAGGAAAGAGATCAAACTATCCAATGCTTTATACTTGAGCTATGAGGATTTGCCCAATCACCTCAAACAATGCTTTCTTAGTTGTGCTTTCTACCACGGCATATCACATCGATCTGACATAATCAGACTGTGGGTGGCCGAAGGGTTTGTCATTGAAGAATTAGATAGTTTGATGGAAGTTACTGCAAAAGACTACTACAAAGAACTTATTGCAAGAAACCTTTTGCAAATTGACCAAAGATTTGAAGATGGTAGACTATTTGTTATGCATGATGTTTTGCGATCTTTTGGGGAAAAATTGATGGAAGAGGAAGGGATTATTATTAGTGGTGAAAATCACTGCATGAACTTCCAGATGGCATCACAAG GCCATCGTGACTCCATGAGCATGATGGAAGGTGGTTGTGACTTGGACGATTTGCAATATTTGTGCAACCTAAATGATCTGGTTATTAGTAAATTGGAAAGGGCAAGGACGACAAACTTTGTGCTCGAGAGCAAAACATTTCTTAGGATACTGACTCTTGGATGGACAATGCACAATAATGAAAACAATGATGAGCAAAGCGGTGAGGCAGAGAGGATATGCAAACAACTCAGTCCTCCAGCAACCCTAGAAGTTCTCTCCATCAACAATTTCCCCGGTCGACAGTTTCCAGACTGGATGGTGTCAACTTCATTGGCTGACCTAACGTTTTTGGCTCTTGACAAATTTCCATCATGTACGGCGCTGCCTCCATTGGGCCAACTACCCAATCTTAAAATCCTACACATTGAAGGAGGAGAAGCAATCAAGAGTATTGGGCCTGAATTCCTAGGTCGCAGAACGCCTGCATTCCCAAAACTCGAGTATCTTGCATTCGATAGCATGCGTAATTGGGAAGAATGGGTATTACGTGTGGCTCCTATCGAGGATGTTCATGCAAGCAACCTCAATTTTTTTCCTAATTTGGAAAAATGCTACTTCTACGACTGCCCAAAGCTGAAAAATAGCATCCATCCCCCAACCAGGCTTTTGCAAATTAATGGCTGTCCAAATTTAGAATCTATGGAGAAGGTCGGTATGCTGCAGTTGCGAAAATTCGAAGTTGTTCTCCCCTCTGAAATAAAACAGCTTCCAAAGTGGATATCAAGCCTGATTAATATGACTTTGCAAAGTTTGCAACTATTTAACATGCAATGCAATTCACTTGTACTAGATAGTTGCCGTAAAGGGAAGCAAAATTGGCATATCATTCAACACATTCCAAAAGTTATTATTCATAGCATCGGTCTTGAAACACGCTTATTGCGGAGTAAGGACGGATACCAATACCAAATAAAAGATGAGCTTGGAAGTAGTTTCATCACCCCTGGTAAGTCCTTTGATCATCAATCTTCTGGTCCCCTCGGATGGATCTAA